One Cellulomonas soli DNA window includes the following coding sequences:
- a CDS encoding MerR family transcriptional regulator has translation MAINESAESAGGIPQRAQGLLFDDDLPDLDSTSGYRGPTACRAAGITYRQLDYWARTGLVEPSVRSATGSGTQRLYSFRDILVLKVVKRLLDTGVSLQQIRTAVSHLRERGVDDLAQITLMSDGASVYECTSADEVIDLVQGGQGVFGIAVGRVWREVEGSLAELPTERAEAEAPALPGHDELALRRQARTAG, from the coding sequence GTGGCCATCAACGAGAGCGCCGAGAGCGCCGGCGGGATCCCCCAGCGGGCACAGGGTCTCCTGTTCGACGACGACCTGCCCGACCTCGACTCGACGAGCGGCTACCGCGGCCCGACGGCCTGCCGGGCCGCAGGCATCACCTACCGGCAGCTGGACTACTGGGCCCGCACCGGCCTGGTCGAGCCGTCCGTGCGGTCCGCCACCGGCTCGGGCACGCAGCGGCTCTACTCGTTCCGCGACATCCTCGTGCTCAAGGTCGTCAAGCGCCTGCTCGACACGGGGGTGTCGTTGCAGCAGATCCGCACCGCCGTCAGCCACCTGCGCGAGCGCGGCGTCGACGACCTCGCGCAGATCACCCTGATGTCCGACGGTGCGAGCGTGTACGAGTGCACGTCCGCCGACGAGGTCATCGATCTCGTGCAGGGCGGCCAGGGCGTCTTCGGCATCGCCGTCGGCCGGGTCTGGCGCGAGGTCGAGGGAAGCCTCGCCGAGCTGCCCACCGAGCGCGCCGAGGCCGAGGCCCCCGCCCTTCCGGGCCACGACGAGCTCGCGCTGCGACGTCAGGCCCGCACGGCCGGCTGA
- a CDS encoding MarR family winged helix-turn-helix transcriptional regulator — MGTALSQLIGPLRRGIHRVSRADDVSARVTGSQVAERHVTEPQIEVLRLLASGGAAWSTGTLAVRLDLAPSTLSNLLKAMERGGLITRTRVVDDQRRVDVAVQESGLEALRRHDAHVAHVLDGYLAGLSEHDRDALERALPALARLTDALGGASAGSR, encoded by the coding sequence GTGGGCACGGCACTCAGCCAGCTGATCGGTCCGCTGCGCCGAGGCATCCACCGCGTCAGCCGTGCAGACGACGTCAGCGCACGGGTCACCGGATCGCAGGTTGCCGAACGGCACGTCACCGAGCCGCAGATCGAGGTGCTGCGCCTGCTGGCCAGCGGGGGTGCGGCGTGGTCGACCGGGACGCTCGCGGTGCGCCTGGACCTGGCCCCGTCGACGCTGAGCAACCTGCTCAAGGCGATGGAGCGCGGCGGGCTCATCACACGGACCCGCGTGGTCGACGACCAGCGGCGCGTCGACGTCGCGGTCCAGGAGAGCGGACTGGAGGCACTGCGCCGGCACGACGCGCACGTGGCGCACGTGCTCGACGGCTACCTGGCCGGGTTGTCCGAGCACGACCGCGACGCGCTGGAACGGGCGCTGCCCGCGTTGGCCCGGCTGACGGACGCTCTCGGTGGCGCATCCGCGGGGAGCAGGTGA
- a CDS encoding heme-degrading domain-containing protein, which translates to MSTAHLAEQIAHVEQQEHDLLFRRFTHDDAWQLGCMLVELATERALPVTIDVRRGRQQVFHAARPGTVPDNDRWIERKVRVVERFDASSYLVGLRLHHAGTSLKKFGLPAQEYAAAGGAFPVRIEDAGLVGVVTVSGLSQADDHALVVEAIRAFLA; encoded by the coding sequence ATGAGCACCGCGCATCTGGCCGAGCAGATCGCCCATGTCGAGCAGCAGGAGCACGACCTGCTCTTCCGGCGGTTCACGCACGACGACGCCTGGCAGCTGGGGTGCATGCTCGTCGAGCTCGCCACCGAGCGCGCGCTGCCCGTGACGATCGACGTGCGACGCGGCCGCCAGCAGGTCTTCCACGCGGCGCGCCCCGGCACGGTCCCGGACAACGACCGCTGGATCGAGCGCAAGGTGCGCGTGGTCGAGAGGTTCGACGCCTCGTCGTACCTGGTCGGGCTGCGCCTGCACCACGCCGGCACCAGCCTGAAGAAGTTCGGCCTGCCCGCACAGGAGTACGCGGCGGCCGGCGGAGCCTTCCCGGTGCGCATCGAGGATGCCGGGCTCGTCGGCGTCGTCACGGTCTCGGGACTCTCTCAGGCCGACGACCACGCGCTCGTCGTCGAGGCGATCCGAGCCTTCCTGGCCTGA
- the lnt gene encoding apolipoprotein N-acyltransferase, protein MPAPEPSRWWVIVLAAVGGLLTRIAFPDPGWSALAPIGMALLFLALLRDSARWNALVGFVWGLAFFVPLITWAGEAVGLVPWWALSVLEAGFVALFGAAWAWARRGNAVWRSRPLQLLVFVVLWVGVEELRSAQPFGGFPWGRLAFSQADSPLVALASWGGTPLVGAVVAGIGVLLAFAWMAARRLALVRLAVPLAVVAAVFVVALLIPLDTQAQDGTLKVGAVQGNVPTPGLDAFAQRRQVLDNHVAGTMALLDQVDPGELDVVLWPENGTDVDPQVDAEAAALIDGAAQAVQAPMLVGTIQYPQAGGRYNTAVLWEPGVGVVASYSKQHPAPFAEYIPIRSWVRPFSKAVDLVTTDMVAGTKVGYVPLDSARLGRTVGIGDVICFEVAYDGLVRESVRAGAEILVVQTNNASFGYTDESTQQLAMSRLRAVEHGRATVQISTVGVSAVIAPNGAIVKDSGLFTAEQLVATLPLRESQTLATRLGAWPAWIADALAVCVVLAGIAGARRIRRAQRDADRNEGA, encoded by the coding sequence GTGCCCGCCCCCGAACCGTCCCGCTGGTGGGTGATCGTCCTCGCGGCCGTCGGCGGCCTGCTGACACGGATCGCCTTCCCGGACCCTGGGTGGTCCGCCCTGGCCCCGATCGGCATGGCCCTGCTCTTCCTGGCCCTGCTGCGTGACAGCGCGCGCTGGAACGCCCTCGTCGGCTTCGTCTGGGGGCTCGCCTTCTTCGTCCCCCTCATCACCTGGGCGGGGGAGGCCGTGGGCCTCGTCCCGTGGTGGGCGCTGAGCGTCCTCGAGGCCGGCTTCGTCGCGCTCTTCGGAGCGGCGTGGGCGTGGGCGCGGCGCGGCAACGCGGTGTGGCGCAGCCGACCCCTGCAGCTGCTCGTCTTCGTCGTGCTGTGGGTCGGCGTCGAGGAGCTGCGCTCCGCCCAGCCGTTCGGCGGCTTCCCCTGGGGCCGGCTCGCCTTCTCGCAGGCGGACTCTCCGCTCGTCGCACTGGCCTCGTGGGGCGGGACGCCGCTGGTCGGCGCGGTCGTCGCAGGAATCGGCGTGCTGCTCGCCTTCGCGTGGATGGCGGCACGGCGGCTCGCGCTCGTCCGGCTCGCCGTCCCCCTCGCTGTCGTCGCGGCCGTGTTCGTCGTCGCGCTCCTCATCCCGCTGGACACGCAGGCGCAGGACGGCACCCTCAAGGTCGGTGCCGTGCAGGGCAACGTGCCCACGCCCGGTCTGGACGCCTTCGCCCAGCGCCGTCAGGTGCTGGACAACCACGTCGCCGGCACGATGGCGCTCTTGGACCAGGTCGACCCGGGCGAGCTCGACGTCGTGCTCTGGCCCGAGAACGGAACCGACGTCGACCCGCAGGTCGACGCAGAGGCAGCCGCCCTCATCGACGGCGCCGCGCAGGCCGTGCAGGCGCCGATGCTCGTGGGGACCATCCAGTACCCGCAGGCCGGTGGGCGCTACAACACCGCCGTGCTCTGGGAGCCCGGGGTCGGCGTCGTCGCGAGCTACAGCAAGCAGCACCCGGCACCCTTCGCCGAGTACATCCCCATCCGCTCCTGGGTCCGGCCGTTCTCCAAGGCCGTCGACCTGGTCACGACCGACATGGTCGCGGGGACGAAGGTCGGGTACGTCCCGCTCGACTCCGCGCGCCTGGGGCGGACCGTCGGCATCGGAGACGTGATCTGCTTCGAGGTCGCCTACGACGGCCTCGTGCGCGAGTCCGTGCGTGCCGGGGCCGAGATCCTCGTGGTGCAGACCAACAACGCCTCGTTCGGCTACACCGACGAGTCGACCCAGCAGCTGGCCATGTCCCGGCTGCGGGCGGTCGAGCACGGACGGGCGACCGTGCAGATCTCGACCGTCGGCGTCAGCGCCGTCATAGCGCCCAACGGCGCCATCGTGAAGGACTCCGGTCTCTTCACCGCCGAACAGCTCGTCGCTACGCTGCCGCTGCGCGAGTCGCAGACCCTGGCCACCAGGCTAGGGGCGTGGCCCGCATGGATCGCCGATGCTCTCGCGGTGTGCGTCGTGCTCGCCGGGATCGCCGGGGCGCGCCGCATCCGCCGCGCGCAGCGCGACGCCGACCGGAACGAGGGTGCATGA
- a CDS encoding MBL fold metallo-hydrolase, with protein MTTLTLWGHSCVRFDGEAGALVIDPGVYSDLEHALDGAHGVLVTHEHPDHLAVDALAPRIGAALPLWGTAGAVDALVAAGADPEHVHVVHAGDELDVAGLHVQVTGEWHALIHRDVPLVHNVGYLVEGRALHPGDAFVVPDGIDVDVLLTPVAGPWLRLADAVDFVRAVAPRRLVPVHDAMLSEIGRGATDGFLARLAGQPVRLDVGESLTLAD; from the coding sequence ATGACGACCCTGACCCTGTGGGGCCACTCCTGCGTCCGTTTCGACGGCGAGGCCGGCGCCCTGGTGATCGACCCGGGCGTGTACTCCGACCTCGAGCACGCGCTCGACGGTGCCCACGGGGTGCTCGTGACGCACGAGCACCCCGATCACCTCGCGGTGGACGCGCTCGCTCCGCGGATCGGTGCGGCGCTGCCGCTGTGGGGGACGGCCGGGGCCGTGGACGCACTCGTGGCGGCCGGGGCTGATCCGGAGCACGTGCACGTCGTCCACGCGGGCGACGAGCTCGACGTGGCGGGCCTTCACGTGCAGGTGACGGGGGAGTGGCACGCCCTCATCCACCGTGACGTGCCGCTCGTGCACAACGTGGGCTACCTCGTCGAGGGTCGAGCCCTGCACCCGGGCGACGCGTTCGTCGTGCCCGACGGCATCGACGTCGACGTGCTGCTCACCCCCGTGGCCGGGCCCTGGCTCCGACTGGCCGATGCGGTGGACTTCGTCCGGGCGGTCGCGCCGCGCCGGCTGGTGCCCGTGCACGACGCGATGCTCAGCGAGATCGGCCGCGGCGCCACCGACGGGTTCCTCGCCCGCCTGGCCGGTCAGCCCGTCCGCCTCGACGTGGGCGAGAGCCTCACGCTCGCCGACTGA
- a CDS encoding RNA polymerase-binding protein RbpA: MANRSLRGMRIGSHSMETEDGVDFAPRLQAHYDCPNGHTIILPFSVEADVPVVWECRCGVEALLRDASRPEVKAGKPPRTHWDMLLERRTVGELQELLDERLGLLRAGKLRRSA; encoded by the coding sequence ATGGCGAACCGGTCCCTGCGCGGCATGCGCATCGGGTCCCACAGCATGGAGACGGAGGACGGCGTCGACTTCGCCCCCCGTCTCCAGGCGCACTACGACTGCCCGAACGGGCACACGATCATCCTGCCGTTCTCGGTCGAGGCCGACGTCCCGGTCGTGTGGGAGTGCCGCTGCGGCGTCGAGGCGCTGCTGCGTGACGCCTCACGCCCCGAGGTCAAGGCGGGCAAGCCGCCCCGCACGCACTGGGACATGCTGCTCGAGCGCCGCACCGTCGGCGAGCTGCAGGAGCTGCTCGACGAGCGGCTCGGCCTGCTCCGCGCGGGCAAGCTGCGTCGCAGCGCCTGA
- a CDS encoding pyruvate carboxylase: MFSKVLVANRAEIAVRAFRAAYELGARTVAVFPHEDRNSEHRLKADEAYPIGTPGHPVRAYLDIAEIIRVAKDAGADAIYPGYGFLSENPDLARAAQAAGLTFVGPPPEVLELAGNKVRALQAAREAGIPVLPSSAPSADVDELLAAATEVGFPIFVKAVAGGGGRGMRRVNTPDELPEALAAAMREADAAFGDPTVFLERAVLRPRHIEVQILADGAGNVVHLYERDCSLQRRHQKVIEIAPAPNLDPAIRDALCRDAVAFARSIGYQNAGTVEFLLDTVGERAGEHVFIEMNPRIQVEHTVTEEVTDIDLVSSQMRIAAGETLADLGITQENVRINGAALQTRITTEDPANGFRPDTGRIIAYRSPGGAGVRLDGATATAGSEISGHFDSMLVKLTCRGRDFPSAVRRARRALAEFRIRGVRTNIPFLQAVLADPEFVAGHVSTSFIDERPELLAARESADRGTRLLAYLGDVTVNRPHGGRPADVVDPRTKLPTIDLTVPAPAGSRQRLLELGPTGFASALRAQTALAVTDTTFRDAHQSLLATRVRTHDLLGITPAQSRLLPGLLSVEAWGGATYDVALRFLGEDPWERLAALREALPGTALQMLLRGRNTVGYTPYPAEVTAAFVREASATGIDIFRIFDALNDVEQMRPAIEAVRDGGVSVAEVALCYTGNLLDPAEDLYTLDYYLRLADSIVEAGAHVLAIKDMAGLLRPAAAARLVTALRERFDLPVHLHTHDTTGGQLATLMAASAAGVDAVDVASAAMAGTTSQPPMSALVAALEHTERDTGLDLQAVCDLEPYWEAVRRVYRPFESGLPGPTGRVYEHEIPGGQLSNLRQQAIALGLGGQFEQIESMYAAADRILGRLVKVTPSSKVVGDLALHLAARGADPAEFAENPQSFDIPDSVVGFLSGELGDPPGGWPEPFRSKALAGRTVRTGITPLTDEDRADLAGDSATRRDRLNHLLFAGPTKDFKTFKGTFGDVSVLDTSAYLYGMQTGDEADIEIGKGVRLLVGLEAIGEPDERGMRTVMFTLNGQIRPLSVRDRHVQVDVQTAEKADPGTPGQIAAPFAGAVTPVVLEGQKVEAGQTVATVEAMKMEAAITTPVAGKVQRVAIGAVQQLEGGDLVMVIV, from the coding sequence GTGTTCTCGAAGGTACTCGTCGCCAACAGGGCCGAGATCGCCGTGCGTGCGTTCCGTGCCGCCTACGAGCTCGGAGCCCGCACCGTCGCGGTGTTCCCGCACGAGGACCGCAACTCGGAGCACCGGCTGAAGGCCGACGAGGCGTACCCGATCGGGACGCCCGGGCACCCGGTGCGGGCATACCTCGACATCGCCGAGATCATCCGGGTGGCCAAGGACGCGGGCGCCGACGCGATCTACCCGGGGTACGGCTTCCTGTCCGAGAACCCGGACCTGGCGCGCGCCGCGCAGGCCGCCGGGCTCACGTTCGTCGGACCGCCGCCCGAGGTCCTCGAGCTCGCCGGCAACAAGGTGCGCGCGCTGCAGGCCGCGCGCGAGGCGGGCATCCCGGTGCTGCCGTCCTCGGCGCCGTCCGCCGACGTCGACGAGCTGCTGGCTGCCGCCACCGAGGTCGGCTTCCCGATCTTCGTCAAGGCGGTCGCGGGCGGGGGCGGTCGCGGCATGCGACGCGTGAACACGCCCGACGAGCTGCCCGAGGCGCTGGCCGCCGCGATGCGCGAGGCCGACGCGGCGTTCGGCGACCCCACGGTCTTCCTCGAGCGCGCCGTGCTGCGGCCCCGGCACATCGAGGTGCAGATCCTCGCCGACGGAGCGGGCAACGTGGTGCACCTCTACGAGCGTGACTGCTCGCTGCAGCGCCGGCACCAGAAGGTCATCGAGATCGCCCCGGCGCCGAACCTCGACCCCGCGATCCGTGACGCGCTGTGCCGTGACGCCGTCGCGTTCGCGCGCAGCATCGGCTACCAGAACGCCGGCACGGTCGAGTTCCTGCTCGACACGGTCGGCGAGCGGGCCGGTGAGCACGTCTTCATCGAGATGAACCCACGCATCCAGGTCGAGCACACGGTGACCGAGGAGGTCACCGACATCGACCTGGTGTCCTCGCAGATGCGGATCGCGGCGGGGGAGACCCTCGCGGACCTGGGCATCACGCAGGAGAACGTGCGGATCAACGGTGCCGCGCTGCAGACCCGCATCACCACGGAGGACCCGGCGAACGGGTTCCGGCCCGACACGGGCCGCATCATCGCCTACCGGTCGCCGGGCGGTGCTGGTGTCCGGCTCGACGGCGCCACGGCGACAGCCGGTTCGGAGATCTCCGGCCACTTCGACTCGATGCTGGTCAAGCTCACCTGCCGGGGCCGGGACTTCCCGAGCGCGGTGCGCCGGGCGCGGCGCGCGCTCGCCGAGTTCCGCATCCGCGGTGTCCGCACGAACATCCCGTTCCTGCAGGCCGTGCTGGCCGACCCCGAGTTCGTCGCGGGTCACGTGTCGACGTCCTTCATCGACGAGCGCCCCGAGCTGCTCGCCGCGCGGGAGAGCGCCGACCGGGGCACGCGCCTGCTGGCGTACCTGGGCGACGTGACTGTGAACCGTCCGCACGGCGGACGTCCCGCGGACGTGGTCGACCCGCGGACCAAGCTGCCGACGATCGACCTGACGGTGCCCGCGCCGGCCGGCAGCCGCCAGCGGCTGCTCGAGCTGGGCCCGACGGGCTTCGCCTCCGCGCTGCGTGCGCAGACGGCGCTGGCCGTGACCGACACGACGTTCCGTGACGCCCACCAGTCGCTGCTCGCGACCCGGGTGCGCACGCACGACCTGCTGGGCATCACCCCGGCGCAGTCCCGGCTGCTGCCCGGGCTGCTGTCCGTCGAGGCGTGGGGAGGGGCGACCTACGACGTCGCCCTGCGGTTCCTGGGGGAGGACCCCTGGGAGCGGCTCGCAGCCCTGCGCGAGGCCCTGCCGGGCACCGCCCTGCAGATGCTGCTGCGCGGCCGCAACACGGTGGGATACACGCCGTACCCCGCCGAGGTCACCGCCGCGTTCGTCCGCGAGGCGTCGGCCACCGGGATCGACATCTTCCGCATCTTCGACGCGCTCAACGACGTCGAGCAGATGCGGCCGGCGATCGAGGCCGTCCGAGACGGCGGCGTCTCGGTCGCGGAGGTCGCGCTCTGCTACACGGGCAACCTGCTCGACCCGGCCGAGGACCTCTACACGCTGGACTACTACCTGCGGCTGGCCGACTCGATCGTGGAGGCCGGCGCGCACGTGCTCGCGATCAAGGACATGGCCGGGCTGCTGCGGCCCGCCGCCGCGGCGAGGCTGGTCACGGCCCTGCGCGAGCGCTTCGACCTGCCCGTCCACCTGCACACGCACGACACGACGGGCGGACAGCTGGCCACCCTGATGGCCGCCTCGGCCGCGGGTGTGGACGCGGTCGACGTCGCCAGCGCCGCGATGGCAGGCACGACGAGCCAGCCCCCGATGTCCGCTCTGGTCGCCGCCCTCGAGCACACCGAGCGCGACACCGGGCTGGACCTGCAGGCCGTGTGCGACCTCGAGCCCTACTGGGAGGCCGTGCGCCGCGTGTACCGCCCGTTCGAGTCGGGCCTTCCGGGCCCGACGGGTCGGGTGTACGAGCACGAGATCCCCGGCGGGCAGCTGTCGAACCTGCGTCAGCAGGCGATCGCCCTCGGCCTCGGTGGGCAGTTCGAGCAGATCGAGTCGATGTACGCCGCTGCCGACCGCATCCTCGGTCGGCTCGTCAAGGTGACCCCGTCCTCCAAGGTCGTCGGCGACCTGGCGCTGCACCTGGCCGCACGCGGCGCGGACCCGGCGGAGTTCGCCGAGAACCCCCAGTCCTTCGACATCCCGGACTCGGTCGTCGGGTTCCTGTCCGGCGAGCTGGGCGACCCGCCCGGCGGCTGGCCCGAGCCGTTCCGGTCGAAGGCCCTCGCCGGTCGTACCGTCCGGACGGGGATCACGCCGCTCACCGACGAGGACCGCGCCGACCTCGCGGGCGACTCCGCGACGCGACGCGACCGGCTCAACCACCTGCTCTTCGCCGGGCCCACCAAGGACTTCAAGACGTTCAAGGGCACGTTCGGCGACGTGAGCGTCCTGGACACCTCCGCGTACCTCTACGGCATGCAGACCGGTGACGAGGCCGACATCGAGATCGGCAAGGGCGTGCGGCTGCTCGTCGGCCTCGAGGCCATCGGCGAGCCGGACGAGCGCGGTATGCGGACCGTGATGTTCACGCTCAACGGGCAGATCCGGCCCCTGTCGGTCCGTGACCGGCACGTGCAGGTCGACGTGCAGACGGCCGAGAAGGCCGACCCTGGCACCCCGGGGCAGATCGCCGCGCCGTTCGCCGGAGCCGTCACGCCCGTCGTGCTCGAGGGGCAGAAGGTGGAGGCCGGTCAGACGGTCGCCACGGTCGAGGCCATGAAGATGGAGGCTGCGATCACGACCCCGGTGGCCGGCAAGGTCCAGCGTGTCGCGATCGGTGCGGTGCAGCAGCTCGAGGGCGGCGACCTGGTCATGGTGATCGTCTGA
- a CDS encoding ParA family protein, which translates to MLVLGVCSLKGGVGKTSVTLGLASAALERGLRTLVVDLDPQGDSTMALGAGVAPGGGDVASVLDDPTQASVEAATVPSGWVDDGLDVLVGSERTVLHDRLDDADIDRLRFALSWVGGYDLVLVDCPPSLGGLTRTGLTACDRALVVTEPGLFAVMAVGRAMRTIDELRRGPAPALQPLGIAVNRVRARSVEQAFRLEELAKLYGPLVLTPHVPERAALQQAQGAAQPVHAWPGAAAAELAGVFDALLERALRAPRR; encoded by the coding sequence GTGCTGGTCCTCGGGGTGTGCAGTCTCAAAGGTGGCGTGGGCAAGACGTCGGTGACCCTCGGTCTGGCGTCCGCGGCCCTGGAGCGTGGTCTGCGCACCCTCGTCGTCGACCTGGACCCGCAGGGTGACTCCACGATGGCTCTCGGTGCCGGGGTAGCTCCCGGCGGTGGGGACGTCGCCTCGGTGCTCGACGACCCGACGCAGGCGTCGGTCGAGGCCGCCACGGTGCCGAGCGGCTGGGTCGACGACGGTCTCGACGTGCTCGTCGGTTCCGAGCGCACCGTGCTGCACGACCGGTTGGACGACGCCGACATCGACAGGCTGCGGTTCGCGCTGTCGTGGGTCGGCGGCTACGACCTCGTGCTGGTCGACTGCCCGCCCTCGCTGGGCGGTCTGACCCGGACCGGTCTGACCGCGTGCGACCGCGCCCTGGTGGTGACCGAGCCGGGACTGTTCGCCGTGATGGCGGTCGGCCGTGCGATGCGCACGATCGACGAGCTGCGACGCGGCCCTGCGCCGGCGCTCCAGCCGCTGGGTATCGCGGTGAACCGGGTGCGCGCGCGTTCGGTCGAGCAGGCGTTCCGTCTCGAGGAGCTCGCCAAGCTGTACGGGCCTCTCGTCCTGACGCCGCACGTTCCGGAGCGTGCCGCGCTCCAGCAGGCGCAGGGCGCGGCACAGCCGGTCCACGCCTGGCCCGGCGCCGCGGCGGCCGAGCTGGCCGGTGTGTTCGACGCCCTCCTGGAGAGGGCGCTGCGCGCTCCCCGTCGCTGA
- a CDS encoding aldo/keto reductase — protein MSFRQLGDSGLTVSVAGLGCNTFGATLEPDGVADIVHAALEAGVTFFDTADVYGGAPGQSEELLGQALAGRRDDVVVATKFGMDVAGLNGPDWGVRGSRRYIRRAVEGSLRRLRTDHVDLYQMHAPDPVTPLDETLGALHELVVEGKVRYLGSSNFSGWQVVDADWTARTAGLTPFVSAQNRYNLLAREAEAELVPALEHVGVGLLPYVPLASGLLTGKYRRGEAAPMGSRLTRMPLRLQHADFDRIEGLSALAAEWGVDLPTLALGALAAQPAVASVISGARTPTQVRANVASVAWEPTLDQLAAIDELTEA, from the coding sequence ATGTCCTTCCGCCAGCTCGGTGACAGCGGGCTGACGGTCTCCGTGGCCGGCCTGGGCTGCAACACGTTCGGAGCAACCCTCGAGCCCGACGGGGTGGCTGACATCGTGCACGCCGCGCTCGAGGCCGGGGTGACGTTCTTCGACACGGCCGACGTGTACGGGGGAGCGCCCGGTCAGAGCGAGGAGCTGCTGGGCCAGGCGCTCGCCGGACGTCGCGACGACGTGGTCGTGGCGACCAAGTTCGGCATGGACGTCGCAGGGCTCAACGGACCCGACTGGGGCGTGCGCGGTTCCCGCAGGTACATCCGTCGCGCGGTGGAGGGTTCCCTTCGTCGACTGCGCACCGATCATGTCGACCTCTACCAGATGCACGCCCCTGATCCGGTGACGCCGCTCGACGAGACGCTCGGGGCACTGCACGAGCTCGTTGTCGAGGGCAAGGTGCGCTACCTCGGTTCGTCGAACTTCTCCGGCTGGCAGGTCGTGGACGCCGACTGGACTGCCCGGACCGCCGGACTGACCCCGTTCGTCTCGGCCCAGAACCGGTACAACCTGCTGGCTCGGGAGGCGGAGGCCGAGCTCGTGCCCGCGCTCGAGCACGTCGGGGTGGGTCTGCTCCCGTACGTGCCGCTCGCGTCCGGGCTGCTCACGGGCAAGTACCGCCGCGGCGAGGCCGCACCCATGGGGTCGCGGCTGACCCGGATGCCGCTGCGCCTGCAGCACGCGGACTTCGACCGGATCGAGGGGCTGTCCGCGCTGGCCGCCGAGTGGGGTGTGGACCTCCCGACCCTCGCACTCGGGGCGCTGGCCGCGCAGCCTGCCGTCGCCTCGGTCATCTCCGGTGCGCGCACGCCGACGCAGGTCCGTGCGAACGTCGCCTCCGTGGCGTGGGAGCCGACGCTCGACCAGCTCGCAGCGATCGACGAGCTCACCGAGGCCTGA
- a CDS encoding polyprenol monophosphomannose synthase → MSQTTDRVLVVVPTYDERESIPVALERLREHVPDADVLVVDDGSPDGTGALVEQLAQADEAVRGRWAIHVMHRSGKLGLGTAYMAGFAWALERGYDVVVEMDADGSHRAQDLPRLLAALVDADLVLGSRWVPGGTVVNWPANRLFLSRGANLYTRLALGIPLKDATGGFRAYRAGLLRTIAMEGVASQGYCFQIDMAWRAVRAGGRVVEVPITFVERERGSSKMSRHIVGEALVRVTWWGMQERSRRVAGAFRGGREAARDA, encoded by the coding sequence ATGAGCCAGACCACCGACCGCGTCCTCGTGGTCGTGCCGACCTACGACGAGCGCGAGAGCATCCCCGTCGCCCTCGAACGCCTGCGTGAGCACGTGCCCGACGCGGACGTCCTCGTGGTCGACGACGGCTCACCGGACGGCACCGGTGCCCTGGTCGAGCAGCTCGCGCAGGCGGACGAGGCGGTCCGTGGACGGTGGGCGATCCACGTCATGCACCGCAGCGGCAAGCTCGGTCTCGGCACGGCCTACATGGCCGGCTTCGCGTGGGCGCTCGAACGCGGGTACGACGTCGTGGTGGAGATGGACGCGGACGGGTCGCACCGTGCGCAGGATCTGCCGAGGCTGCTCGCCGCTCTCGTCGACGCCGACCTCGTGCTCGGGTCGCGATGGGTGCCGGGAGGCACGGTCGTCAACTGGCCCGCCAACCGGCTCTTCTTGTCGAGGGGTGCGAACCTCTACACGCGGCTCGCGCTGGGCATCCCGTTGAAGGACGCCACCGGCGGGTTCAGGGCGTACCGGGCCGGGCTGCTGCGCACCATCGCGATGGAGGGTGTCGCGTCGCAGGGCTACTGCTTCCAGATCGACATGGCCTGGCGTGCGGTGCGTGCCGGTGGACGCGTGGTCGAGGTGCCCATCACGTTCGTGGAGCGCGAACGGGGAAGCTCGAAGATGAGCCGGCACATCGTGGGGGAGGCGCTGGTCCGCGTCACCTGGTGGGGGATGCAGGAACGCTCCCGCCGTGTGGCGGGAGCGTTCCGGGGTGGGCGAGAGGCTGCGCGCGACGCGTGA
- a CDS encoding GNAT family N-acetyltransferase — translation MAQIRRADEGDWLLVQQVRLRSLREDGDTLGPSLAREEMFKEAHWRMRVRSSPTWLALDDDGAVRGCVTMIVEPGSPEDDRHVVSLWVAPEVRRRGLGWALVDTVRLAAIEDGARTVSLWVEDDNHAAVDLSIRAGFTRTNERHALTRDPSRTEERYVLRLG, via the coding sequence GTGGCGCAGATCCGGAGGGCCGACGAGGGCGACTGGCTCCTCGTCCAGCAGGTGCGTCTGCGTTCGCTCCGTGAGGACGGCGACACGCTCGGGCCGTCGCTGGCCCGCGAGGAGATGTTCAAGGAAGCGCACTGGCGCATGCGCGTGCGGTCGAGCCCGACGTGGCTGGCCCTCGACGACGACGGCGCGGTGCGCGGCTGCGTGACGATGATCGTCGAGCCCGGCTCACCGGAGGACGACCGGCACGTCGTCTCGCTGTGGGTCGCCCCGGAGGTCCGTCGCCGAGGCCTCGGCTGGGCGCTGGTCGACACCGTGCGACTCGCCGCGATCGAGGACGGGGCCCGCACCGTCTCCCTGTGGGTCGAGGACGACAACCACGCAGCCGTGGACCTGTCGATCCGGGCCGGGTTCACCCGCACGAACGAGCGGCACGCGTTGACCCGCGACCCGTCTCGGACCGAGGAGCGCTACGTCCTCAGGCTCGGCTGA